A single window of Hyla sarda isolate aHylSar1 chromosome 2, aHylSar1.hap1, whole genome shotgun sequence DNA harbors:
- the ALG11 gene encoding GDP-Man:Man(3)GlcNAc(2)-PP-Dol alpha-1,2-mannosyltransferase isoform X1, giving the protein MAGWLCACGLFRMLTSLFIPALIASVTVSLLLFVVLLGIRLWIGQKKKASVHLGKDGKEQKVVAFFHPYCNAGGGGERVLWCALRALQIRYKDAKYVVYTGDKDVSGEEILNGAVGRFNIKLSYPVEFVFLKKRYLVEERLYPHFTLLGQSLGSILLGWEALVKCVPDIYIDSMGYAFTLPLFKYLGGCGVGCYVHYPTISTDMLSVVRDHDTRFNNAAFISTNPVLSRLKLIYYVLFALIYGWVGSCSDIVMVNSTWTFNHVLELWKCSDCISIVYPPCDVQTFLSIELEPKKERAEHSVVSIGQFRPEKDHKLQIRAFSTLLAKKTPEERANLKLILIGGCRNKQDELRVTDLKKLSTDLGVPVEFKVNIPFEELKKHLSEATIGLHTMWNEHFGIGVVECMAAGTVILAHNSGGPKLDIVVPYEGHETGFLADSEESYASAMDRILAMSEDQRLQIRQNARRSVSRFSDQEFEVSFIAATEQLFT; this is encoded by the exons ATGGCCGGGTGGCTGTGCGCTTGTGGGCTGTTCCG CATGCTGACGTCCCTCTTCATTCCTGCGCTTATTGCCAGCGTCACCGTCTCTCTCCTGTTGTTCGTTGTTCTCCTTGGCATCCGTTTGTGGATCGGGCAGAAGAAAAAAGCATCTGTTCATCTTGGCAAAGATGGCAAAGAGCAGAAAGTGGTGGCTTTCTTTCACCCGTACTGCAATGCAGGGGGTGGAGGAGAAAGGGTGCTGTGGTGTGCGCTGCGCGCTCTGCAGATAAG GTACAAAGATGCCAAATACGTTGTTTACACTGGGGACAAGGATGTGTCGGGAGAAGAGATCCTGAATGGTGCAGTTGGCAGATTTAATATAAAGTTATCTTATCCTGTAGAGTTTGTCTTTCTGAAGAAACGTTACCTGGTAGAGGAGCGGCTTTATCCCCATTTCACCCTGCTGGGACAGAGTTTGGGTTCTATTCTTTTAGGCTGGGAGGCTCTGGTAAAATGCgtacctgatatatatattgattCCATGGGCTATGCATTTACATTACCTTTATTCAAATACCTGGGGGGCTGTGGTGTGGGCTGCTATGTGCACTATCCCACTATCAGTACAGACATGCTGTCTGTTGTCCGGGACCATGACACTAGATTCAACAACGCTGCCTTTATCTCTACCAACCCTGTCCTGAGCAGACTGAAGCTGATTTACTATGTCCTGTTTGCCCTTATATACGGCTGGGTAGGATCGTGCAGTGATATAGTAATGGTTAACTCCACGTGGACTTTTAACCATGTCTTGGAATTGTGGAAATGCAGTGATTGCATCAGTATTGTTTATCCACCTTGTGATGTCCAAACCTTTCTAAGTATTGAGCTGGAACCCAAGAAAGAGAGAGCAGAACATTCTGTGGTGTCCATAGGCCAGTTCAGGCCAGAGAAAGACCACAAACTGCAGATCCGCGCATTTAGTACTTTACTGgcaaagaagacgccggaggaaaGAGCAAATCTGAAACTCATCCTTATTGGGGGTTGTCGCAACAAACAAGATGAGCTCCGGGTCACAGACCTGAAGAAGCTCAGTACAGACTTAGGAGTTCCGGTGGAGTTTAAAGTGAATATTCCTTTTGAAGAGCTAAAGAAGCATCTGAGTGAAGCCACCATCGGGCTACATACAATGTGGAATGAGCACTTTGGAATTG GAGTGGTCGAGTGTATGGCAGCAGGAACAGTCATTTTGGCTCATAACTCTGGAGGTCCCAAACTGGACATTGTGGTGCCGTATGAAGGACATGAGACAGGCTTTCTGGCAGATAGCGAGGAGAGCTATGCTTCTGCTATGGACCGCATCCTGGCCATGTCCGAAGACCAAAGACTACAGATCAGGCAGAATGCACGACGCTCGGTTTCTAGATTTTCGGACCAGGAGTTTGAAGTCAGTTTCATTGCCGCTACTGAACAACTGTTTACATAA
- the ALG11 gene encoding GDP-Man:Man(3)GlcNAc(2)-PP-Dol alpha-1,2-mannosyltransferase isoform X2 → MLTSLFIPALIASVTVSLLLFVVLLGIRLWIGQKKKASVHLGKDGKEQKVVAFFHPYCNAGGGGERVLWCALRALQIRYKDAKYVVYTGDKDVSGEEILNGAVGRFNIKLSYPVEFVFLKKRYLVEERLYPHFTLLGQSLGSILLGWEALVKCVPDIYIDSMGYAFTLPLFKYLGGCGVGCYVHYPTISTDMLSVVRDHDTRFNNAAFISTNPVLSRLKLIYYVLFALIYGWVGSCSDIVMVNSTWTFNHVLELWKCSDCISIVYPPCDVQTFLSIELEPKKERAEHSVVSIGQFRPEKDHKLQIRAFSTLLAKKTPEERANLKLILIGGCRNKQDELRVTDLKKLSTDLGVPVEFKVNIPFEELKKHLSEATIGLHTMWNEHFGIGVVECMAAGTVILAHNSGGPKLDIVVPYEGHETGFLADSEESYASAMDRILAMSEDQRLQIRQNARRSVSRFSDQEFEVSFIAATEQLFT, encoded by the exons ATGCTGACGTCCCTCTTCATTCCTGCGCTTATTGCCAGCGTCACCGTCTCTCTCCTGTTGTTCGTTGTTCTCCTTGGCATCCGTTTGTGGATCGGGCAGAAGAAAAAAGCATCTGTTCATCTTGGCAAAGATGGCAAAGAGCAGAAAGTGGTGGCTTTCTTTCACCCGTACTGCAATGCAGGGGGTGGAGGAGAAAGGGTGCTGTGGTGTGCGCTGCGCGCTCTGCAGATAAG GTACAAAGATGCCAAATACGTTGTTTACACTGGGGACAAGGATGTGTCGGGAGAAGAGATCCTGAATGGTGCAGTTGGCAGATTTAATATAAAGTTATCTTATCCTGTAGAGTTTGTCTTTCTGAAGAAACGTTACCTGGTAGAGGAGCGGCTTTATCCCCATTTCACCCTGCTGGGACAGAGTTTGGGTTCTATTCTTTTAGGCTGGGAGGCTCTGGTAAAATGCgtacctgatatatatattgattCCATGGGCTATGCATTTACATTACCTTTATTCAAATACCTGGGGGGCTGTGGTGTGGGCTGCTATGTGCACTATCCCACTATCAGTACAGACATGCTGTCTGTTGTCCGGGACCATGACACTAGATTCAACAACGCTGCCTTTATCTCTACCAACCCTGTCCTGAGCAGACTGAAGCTGATTTACTATGTCCTGTTTGCCCTTATATACGGCTGGGTAGGATCGTGCAGTGATATAGTAATGGTTAACTCCACGTGGACTTTTAACCATGTCTTGGAATTGTGGAAATGCAGTGATTGCATCAGTATTGTTTATCCACCTTGTGATGTCCAAACCTTTCTAAGTATTGAGCTGGAACCCAAGAAAGAGAGAGCAGAACATTCTGTGGTGTCCATAGGCCAGTTCAGGCCAGAGAAAGACCACAAACTGCAGATCCGCGCATTTAGTACTTTACTGgcaaagaagacgccggaggaaaGAGCAAATCTGAAACTCATCCTTATTGGGGGTTGTCGCAACAAACAAGATGAGCTCCGGGTCACAGACCTGAAGAAGCTCAGTACAGACTTAGGAGTTCCGGTGGAGTTTAAAGTGAATATTCCTTTTGAAGAGCTAAAGAAGCATCTGAGTGAAGCCACCATCGGGCTACATACAATGTGGAATGAGCACTTTGGAATTG GAGTGGTCGAGTGTATGGCAGCAGGAACAGTCATTTTGGCTCATAACTCTGGAGGTCCCAAACTGGACATTGTGGTGCCGTATGAAGGACATGAGACAGGCTTTCTGGCAGATAGCGAGGAGAGCTATGCTTCTGCTATGGACCGCATCCTGGCCATGTCCGAAGACCAAAGACTACAGATCAGGCAGAATGCACGACGCTCGGTTTCTAGATTTTCGGACCAGGAGTTTGAAGTCAGTTTCATTGCCGCTACTGAACAACTGTTTACATAA